The genomic DNA AGCCGATGTAATCAGACAGCGCCAAGAGAGGGTGTAGCCCTACTTAGATCCCTCCGCCTGGCAGTTATGCGGTCAACTTCCGCTTTATGACAATTTCCTGTAGCAGCGAATGCATGATGAAAATATTGTTGACATTTCAAACTCTAAACATGCCATAATAGACATTATGGCTTTTAACAACATGGTTAATTAAGTGCATGTATGGCTACACCAGGTTTATTGATACATTGATCATGATACGATTACTATAGAAGATGGTGAATGCGCggttttgtattattattagagtgcatgaaaaatgcactctattgttattccacttatccttaaggctttaagcatacaatctctctgaagactacacatatcctgttaaactgtttcctctgtccacacctgtttcaaaataaaagtcctcactgcaataatacactattaaatcatttaaccattgaaactactcaactatttaactgttcaaccattccaactgtcagttatcatcaactatgcctccagtcaactacatgaaacctccatgtacctagcaaccaacatagcaaccatcaaaattaagcgtttatgaccgtttccatagcaaccaatatgattttactacagtaacttctttattcctgatagtggccaccatagaaccctatcaacaaatgtttcaaaataaaagtcctcactagcaagttagctagttagcatggttagcattgttagcatagttagcatttttagcataactgctagaaatggttagctaagttagctaatcaacctggtaatcattgttagcatagttagcgatgttagcatagttagcatttttagcataactgttagaaatgattagctaaattagctaatcagcctggttagcattgttagcatagttagcatttttaacataactgctagaaatcattagttcagttagaactgtaatgtttaagctttaaactgtctaccttcacactatcagctttctttaaactatgcaaccaccatgtttaccctagctacaccttagtaactatatctacattatctactgtatctatacatttttgcattttcatgcactcgtaatttccctggaattacattctctagtaggcgattattcttcttcttacgtttttgtgcgttcaattcagcttcaaccgtttaacgtagaaacttcattcaaactgtgctgcgtaggtcttacttaggtgacttcagctatgtatttttcaactttgaaaactttatcgttgaatttatattaattttttaaacatttttttctcccatagacttaacattggattatgacatcataatagggcaattagaatcttatgccaggtggccagccccacctgcagcagctctctctctctcaggctttaagcatacaatctctctgaagactacacatatcctgttaaactgtttcctctgtccacaactgtttcaaaataaaagtcctcactgcaataatacactattaaatcatttaaccattgaaactactcaactatttaactgttcaaccattccaactgtcagttatcatcaactatgcctccagtcaactacatgaaacctccatgtacctagcaaccaacatagcaaccattaaaattaagcatttatgaccgtttccatagcaaccaacatgattttactacagtaacttctttattcctgatagtggccaccatagataccctatcaacaaatgtttcaaaataaaagtcctcactagcaagttagctagttagcatggttagcattgttagcatagttagcattttttgcataactgctagaaatggttagctaagttagctaatcagcctggttagcattgttagcatagttagcattgttagcatttttaacataactgctagaaatcattagttcagttagaactgtaatgtttaagctttaaactgtctaccttcacactatcagctttctttaaactatgcaaccaccatgtttaccctagctacaccttagtaactatatctacattatctactgtatctatacatttttgcattttcatgcactcgtaatttccctggaattacattctctagttattattattattaataatattattatttgttatagCATGCCCTGGATGTATGCTATGTAAACAGTCTACCtgttcattatcatcatcattagatgtcatggttatggttatggttatggttatggttatggttatttagcagacgcctttgtccaaagcgacatacaaataaatagcaatacaaattaaattaacagtgaacaattacaaaatagggagaatagcaatattatcaataaaacaatcatttaagcactaacctaatgagaaataaaacaatgaagaatagcaatcaaataagttactcagttaattatataaaacaacaactatagcatggtatggctaaatttaaggacaatagcagaataaatgtcaaattctaacaatggacaaattataacaaaacaatactattatactattatacaaaccgtcacataacaaacgctcaaaagactaagtgcatattaaacaaatatgccttaagacccctcttaaaagatccaaaactgttgctggaacggagagcactgggcaactcattccaccaacacggaaccactgaagaataggatctacaatttgacctataGCATGTATGGTtagtcgacataacagacgctcctcagaagatcgcaatgggcggttgggaatgtacatcttgatcaaagaattgaagtagctaggagcagatccagtcagtgtcctataggccagagtgagagatttaaatttaattctggctactatagggagggttagggttagggttaggcttCATGATAGGTATGATATAGGTTTTGGCCTATCATAAATCTGCCAACAGGAATGTTAAACATATTTCAACTATTTGGGGTATGTTAGTGTAGGCCTAATGCCTAAACAGGCCTAAAAGGGACACTACAAATCTAGAAGAAATGATTTTGCCTACACTGTGgtgagaaataaacaaacatccaGAATTAGTATCTTAGAaacagggctgtacactgcgagcaggtcgtcgcaaaagcgagtaaaaatatattagtgcgagtataaaaatgaaaatgctcGCACACGTGCAAgtatttcaaccctttcatattttgctcctaaaatgaatccacaccaagtggatcaaagtatagtaaCATTTTCGCGCATacaaatttcagagttgacaactcttacacacctggctggacactcacagtttcagcatcaacctcgtgctctcacacacacacaagaaatgtcactccaaatccattcttctttttcttcaatctgttcgttatcagttggtgactatgtaacgattaccggtgaaacggtaaaccatgataaataTGTTGACTATAACAtttaccgtgttcatttaaaatattattattatcacggttgaggctaaacacggtgtggaacccatgcgttaaattcctcccagcttcacccgagcttgcatttgacataggcctggtagacttctatgaaacaaaaatggtatcctactgattctgttgtctaaatgatgtacatgtatttaaccacgattcgatcatatagccactgcgtctttttatgttggctacgttcacattaaatccattccactaacgttatcaggagaataccgtaacgttttattttgaacactggttgtcactcattggatataacagatatagactgccaaactccaagacaagtcatggtagaataagttaagcacccagccagttaaacatgaccaaggaaaaagtgaacggacaactcacaatgccatgccacagtaggctacctaaatcatagaagttaacgttgctggacactcatcttttctattacaccggaaatatttgtctttaccgttgagttttttgaacattcatgttatttaatgaaaaacatgtatccttgaactatgtgtgactattttcctaaaaccgaattaaacctaattatgttcatgtagtgtactgtaggctatggtaGGCACTTCTTAAAGTGcggttcttaaagtgacaggcactcaattagacctaaacaccacccctgtaatatcattatttatttatacaggTAGGTGTTCTCCTTCTCTGCTCTAGGCATGAAGCACCTCCACCGGTGCCTTGTTCGCTAGCTACAGGGTCATCAGCTGGGGACCACCGCTCATAGATGTTTCGCCCCTTAGCCCAGAACATCTCCTGGTGGCGGGGCAGTGAACAGGGACGTCTCCCTGCCACCCCCTGTAGCTAGCTTTCTCCGGAAGTGTTTGCTCCCCACATCAAGTCCCGCCGTCTCAACCAGAGCCAGAAACTAGCTTTCTCCGCCTCCTCAGAAAGCTCCCTGGTTGCTCTCTGCAGTCTGGCCCCACGCAGCCCTAGATCCCTCAGCAGCCGAGTTGTTGAGTCTGCAACAAAACCTCTCGCCCCTATCTCCACAGGGTATAAGCTCGCGCCCCACCCCGCCTCCCTGCACTCTGCCAAAAGGTCTGCATATTTTGCCCTCTTCCGTTCATGGGCAACCGCTAGCCCCTCCTCCCATGGTTCGGTCAGCTCGACCAGCAGCACTTTCCTCCCAGCCACGGACCTCAGAACCATGTCAGGCCGCAGGGTGGTGCTGCAGATATCATGGGGGAACTGGAGTTGTCTGCCCACATCCACCGCCATCCTCCACTCTGCCCCTTGGTTCAGGAGCTTGGCTGGTGGTCTCCTACTGGTGCTGGCTGGTAGTTCTCCCGGCCTGAGAAAGTGGATGCTGCGCTGGCTCCCCACTGCCTCTCCTCTACTTGCCTCCAGCCTTGCTGCTTCCACAATCTCTGCCAGTTTTCTGAGGATCTGGTCATGCCCCCAATCTCAGTCTCCCTTGGGTCAACGCTGTCCTACACCCTGACAGGATGTGCTGAAGTGAGGCATTGCTGGTCCCACACAGGTTACATGCCTGTTCTGTCCCCAGCCATTGGTGTAGGTTGCGGGGGGAGGGAAGGGTGTCATAGGTCGACCAGATGAGGAAACTGAGACGGGCCTGTGGTGTCTTCCAGAGATCCGCCCAGCTGACCGTTCTTTTCGTCGTCCCCTCCCATGTCGTCCAGCGCCCCTGCTGCCCCTGTGccactgctttcactttcagctCCTCCTGCTCTGTCCTGGCTATCTCAGCGGTCACTAGGCACTTCTTAAAGTgcggtacttcttaaagtgacaggcactcaattagatctacacaccacccctgtaatatcattaaagacaagtgtaatcaatatgaagatTTCAAACTTTGAATTTTAAGCtctaagtaattatgcagatcctataatgctatgaattgttaacaaaatgtatacaaattttgaattcaaaatatgaaatagaaaccagacaagccattttctgtgtgtgtggagggtttgagagactaggattgccactgctgtgaatgatctgtatcctgcttaaggcaatatAGGTTTTCACctactctaaaaaatgctgggttatatTCTCTACCCAACTGCTGGGTTTaggctgctgggtcattttgtggagttgtttttactcaagttgtgttattttcggtAACCCAGCTTTCTGGGTTGTATTTTCGAAcagtgcccctcctctcccccactacactacccagcataGGGTTGCTTTTACTCAGCTACATAGTTaaaatttgaaaagaaaaatcgtTATTCTTCCAACTGTCCAGTCGAGTCCAGCAGTTGCTGTCAAcatgcaatggaaatcaggcCATTTCGTAAGGTATGTATCTGCTTTTAACCTTTATTTTATTGCATTATCATTCAAACAGATTTTAAGAGTCCACCCAGAGATAGCCTTTGTGATACGAATGAATATCCTGCCTCAAGCAGGACGTGTCATTCAtgccagctagctaacattagattagacttacagttacagttaatgttacatctacacaaagacagactcatgAAAACATAGTTCTGTCTTCACTGAGTATAACCTGCTGAACAGGATCAAAACGAACTTTTACAATGAactacatagcataacaacgtACTATATGCGTTTTGGTCTAGCAGCTAACGTttgtcagctaatgttagcgaaCACAGTCAAAGCATGTGTTTACATTagctgctagcagctagctggctaacgttaCTGAACTTGTGTTTGTCAGTCTGCTCCAGATCATCTCCTAAAACAACTCCATACTATCAGGTTGTcattgtttctgagtgtgttgcACTAATATTTTgtctcctggtggatttttaatATCTGTTAATATCATTCACTGATAATGGTTCATGGAAGTTTTCGTAAAGTTCTGTACAGTGATTAAtgcactttttctgtctttgattgacagggctgacccccAAAACGGACTGTAGAATCTGCCTGCCTTGGAAGTATCACCTGCCGTTGGGACTACTAGACTatctgttcaaaaataaagtaaactgtCAAGTAAATAATTATGTTGAATTGTATTTCTTTGCTCATTTTCTCAATGCTAcccatagcctagcctactgggTTTGGAAAACTTGGCTGTGGTAATTTTAACTAGCAGTTCTGTTGATGTAACTCGTGGTTTGGGTTGAATCTATACCCAATATACTGTGTGATTAATACTCAGCAATTATATAGTTATAACCCagcaaatagtttattttacccaCTCTATTGTGGCAATCTgactaatgttgtgttgatataACCCAGCGTTTTGGGTTAGAATCATACCCAACCTGCTGGGTTTAATTTTGTACCCACTGTGTTGGGTTAGTATAACTCAACGCGGTGTTGGTCCAATAGTTAACCAGCAGCTGGGTTAAGGTTGGGTTATATCTAACCCAACATTTTTTAGAGTAAGTGTACAGCCCTGCTTAGAAAGAAAATTTGTGTGTACTATATTATAGTAGGCTGTGAATATGCttaataaataacatttcaatatgcTCTAGTGATCTACTAGTCTACATCCGCTGAGAAGCAGGCCTGAGCCTCAGCCATTGGCTTAATCAGTCCACAAGGAAGACAAAGCAGAAACCCACCAGACAATCATGATATCAGTGTCATTAATATTGTCCCCATAAAGACAGTGTCTGTGTCATCCCTTGATTGGTTGTACTCTTATGGGCAGCTCTAAGGATTACTgctgtgtgtgccactgtgctCGGCTTCAAATCGTTAAAAAGTGATTTTAGCTTCCATCTTTTTCCTTAAAAAGCAATTTCAGTACATTCAGTGGCTGCCCAAAGTAAGGGGGGAAGGACTTTCCGTGAGCGCACATTACCTGTCGCCTACattgtatttattacgatttagTACAACTAAAGCACTTGTTGACAGCCATGTCAACAAACAGGAAACTGGTTTGCCAACTTCAAGCAAGCTAGGACACCATAGCCTAGCCCGCCATACCACTCACCCGGCTCCCTAATGacaactcaaactcaaaccaAAAAGTAACTTGGGGGAATTTTGGGAAAAACTACCCTCATAAAAGGCACAGAAGTGGGGACAAAAATATCTGGAATGTGAAAGAAAGCTTTATATAAACATCCTAAGATCTCAAAACAGTATTTATGTCTTGGGGCCCAGGAAAATAGCATTTAGTGACTGTCATAATCCATTGGTTGTACAAACAATAAGCTATAGGTGCATCCAAACCATACCCTGTCTGCATATGATCCATGCATCTATTAAAAGTAATACAAAATAACAGCTGGGTAAATAGCCTAATaaaatgattttttaaaaaaaagtaaaatcaaatcagataaataaataaacaaataaggagaataaaaaaaagacattcaaaATGAGGTTCCCATAAAGGATAGGCTATCAACGAAATGAAATAAGAATTTTGAACTTGACTTTAATCTTCAGTTTTTGTAACCTATTCCGTAATTTAAACAAAGCGATGTTTAGAACTCACAAACGAAGAAATGTAATGCGCAGCTACCACCTCTGGACTTGATCTATGCAGTTTTGCCACAAATTGGTGAATTAGAGGAATAGAGGAATAACCTATTTGTTTAACCTCAAATCAGTCTGCCGAGCGAAATATAGACtaaacgctatttgtttattttcctaAAGGGGACGCTATCTAGTGTGCTTTGGCGAGCCGTAGAGCCTGTTGCGCTAACTTCCCGGCATGCAATGCGAACTTGCATAGCCATCTTGTAGGGGAGGCGATTTTTTGAGAAATTCAGACCCCGATTTTCGGAGGATAGTGAGTACCCTTGTCTACAACGGTGAATACCCCTTGTTTCAAATTGAGAAATACCTGTATGGTCGGGAATTGAAGTCGAAGACGAGAACAAGAATGAACGAGCTTTGTGGGAAAGTAgattttatgtatttttaagTACtgaagctagctagctaaatgAGAGACACAGTGAACGGGCCCGCCTCAGTCTAAAgtagctgctgcagctgcgcAGGTACATCTGCGACAGCGGCCCTCTGGCAACTACGGAGACGGGAAATTATTTTACGTAGCAGGCCGGTTCTGTTAGGCCAACGCTTTGGACTCTGTTTGGACGAATAATTTGAACATCCTATTGATCTGGAGGACCGTGTGATCTACCGTCGAACCTTATAACGGTAGCCGTAATGCAACAGGAGGAGAAAGGCAGAAAGATGACGCAGAATCTGGCTAACAGATAGAAACCGTTGCTTTGCTGCTGCTCTCACTATCGGGAATATACAAAAGACGCAAACTTATTTGTTTGATTTCCCTTTAGTGGTCGTGAGAGGGGGTGAAAAGTAAGTCTTCAAAATGTCTAAAATGCCTGCAAAAAAGAAGAGTTGTTTTCAGATCACAAGTGTGACACAAGCTCAGGTGGCAGCCAACAGCGTAGCGGACGACACCGAAAGCTTGGATGACCCAGACGAATCACGAACCGAGGATGTGACTTCTGAAATATTCGATGTGTCCCGAACTGATTTCGAACCTGAGGTATGTGACCGTAGCTCTTCGGAAGAAACACTGAACAATGTTGGAGAGACAGACGCTGCGAACACGCATGCAGCCAGACAGCTACCTTCAACCACGGGGACATTTAACAGTCCTTCTTTTCGAAATATAAAACCGAATTGTGTCACCAATGTAAGTCACCAGTCTCCTCTAACAGGTGTGTCGACGGTGCAAAATTCTGTATCCACTAGCGGGGTCGTGCACCAGCTAGCGCCTCTCCCCTGTGTTGGGGCGGGTAACGTGTCGGGAAGCACGTCTCAGTTGGCCTCGACTAGCTCGGTGAGTGCCTCTACAAcgactactaccaccaccacctgcagttcacGTTTTCGGGTCATTAAATTAGATCATGGTACTGGTGAACCTTTCAGGAGAGGCAGATGGACTTGTACAGAGTTTTATGAGAAGGATTCCGAGGGATCTGTTATAAGTAGAAATGTAGACACAATACGGCATAACAGCACATTGGACCCTGGAACTGATCGAGACAGTGGTCTTGGAGCCACCGGGGGATCCAGTGTGGCACCATCTGGTCTCTCTGGACAAGGTCCTGATTCCAGTGTGGAAACCGCTCTGTCTGCGGCCTCACATGTGATTCATTCAGATTTGCAGCAGCAACAAAACTATGGTGTAGGCCAGCACCATGTAATTTCAGGTTCTGTGACTCATGAGGTGCAGCAGATGCAGGGCTCTCCACATCCTGTCCAGCAGCAGAATCTCCTTATGACTGGCCTGAATGGCTCCCAACAGACGATGCACATACAGAAATCGCCTGGCGTGCCTCATGGCCCACAGGCCCAGCCGGTCATCTATCAGACCCAGCCACTGCAGCAGCCAGTCCCACCGCAGCAGCTGCAGTTGGGGCACCAGCTTGCGGCTCAGCCCTCTTTGCTACCTGGATCTCAGCTTGAGTACAGCCAGCAGCACCTGGCTGTCACTACTGTTCAGTCCAATTCAACAGCAAACCTCTCCATAGGACGGGCCATTAACCAGGGGCCCTCACCAGTGCCCACCCCAGCCAGTGGAGTTCAAGCTTTGGGGACGTCTGGGGAGATGCCTGGGGTTCTTGGAGGTGTGCCCATCAGCCAGCCAGCGCCTCAGTCCACATCTGCACATCTTCCGCAGCCTACAGGTGGGCCCATGATGGCAACAGGCTCtcttcaacagcagcagcaaccacAAATAGGACAGTACCTGACTTCGGGGGTGCCTCATGGGCTCCCCAATGCCCAGAATGTGCCTACGGCGCCAACCTCGGTTTCAATCTCCAGTGCGCCAGCCTCCAGTATCCCCACTTCTGTGCCTGTGGCTTCCAGCATGGTGACTCAGAACACAGCCCTCCCCTCTGCCgccgggcagcagcagcagcctcagaTGCCCCGCAATGGCACAGCGGGGGTTATGGGAACATCAAATCACCCCACCGCTAGCTTGGGACAGACGGACGAGAATAGGAGGAAGTCGGATGTTATATCTCAGTTTCCTGCTGTCTCTGGGAAAGATCTTCCCATGAAGCCTTTGATTCCTGAGAGCCTGCAGCTGGCCCACCCTGCAGTCAACAGCCTGTTCGGAATACCCATCCAGATAGACGGGGATGAGGATAGGTAAGGAATGTCAAGACCAACAGATGGTGATGATAAATGATTACTTAGGTACACTTAATGTCCATGGCCAAATGTTCAAATAGAAGCCTTAAATGGCACACTTAGAGAAAGAACACAGATGAATGTATTGAGTGTAAccggtgtgtgttgtttcttcATAATGCAAAACTCAAGTTTTCCAATATGAAGGTAGTGTTAGTTATTATTCTAAAAGtatttaatttaaaatgaatgtttgcctctggcaaaagagagaaaacatttTCTCCTGTCTTTTTAAATGTAGTGTGCAGTTACATAGTTAAATTGTGTACTACAGTAACCCAAAAGGAGCACAGGAAGGAAATATAATGTTTGGTGCTTCTCATTAGGGGCCCAGCCAGCCTGGTGTTAAGTCCCAGTGGAGGAAAACAACTTCTAAACTGGCTGAAATAATGTCCTTTTGTATTCTCAATAGTTATACACAATGACTGTAACCTGAAATTTTCTCGTTAACCAGTTATTTCTCATTAGTTGATTTTTGATGGTAGTCTGTTTGCTCAGTCATAGACAGCTTAGTAGTTTTCATCACCAACCCAGTAACACCAGGTAATGgaaaaacaattaaacattATGAAATCACTCATAATAAAGCGCCACTATTCGATAAACTTTAGAATGCAGAAATGTACAAATGACTTACTTTAACAATATACTGTGTCTATATTTGTCTTCAGTCTTACTGGTGAAAGTCAACAGAGTGAGATTGCAACCTCTGTGTCGTCATCTATACAAACACCTCCACGTTGTTCTTGTTAGGTTTAGTATCGAGATTTAGTTCAATGTGGTGTGGATCCTCTGCATGAACTGTAACCCTAGTTATTGCAATATTAGTCTGTCAGCCCCTTGCAGTGAAGAAGAGTCGATTTATGTTTTGCCTGCATGCAGTCTTATTTGTACCAGCAATAGTCTTTCTGTTTTAGGGTATTATGCAGTCTTGTTTGCATAATTTATTTAGACCTCGTCTGTATAACTATATCATTAAGAAGTTCTCACAGTCATGCTAGAGATTGTTTAAAAATAGTTATGCTTAGAAGATCAACAGTTAATTATCACCATCGTCACAGTTTTGGTTGAAAGTGTT from Sardina pilchardus chromosome 2, fSarPil1.1, whole genome shotgun sequence includes the following:
- the LOC134062426 gene encoding TSC22 domain family protein 2-like isoform X2, producing the protein MSKMPAKKKSCFQITSVTQAQVAANSVADDTESLDDPDESRTEDVTSEIFDVSRTDFEPEVCDRSSSEETLNNVGETDAANTHAARQLPSTTGTFNSPSFRNIKPNCVTNVSHQSPLTGVSTVQNSVSTSGVVHQLAPLPCVGAGNVSGSTSQLASTSSVSASTTTTTTTTCSSRFRVIKLDHGTGEPFRRGRWTCTEFYEKDSEGSVISRNVDTIRHNSTLDPGTDRDSGLGATGGSSVAPSGLSGQGPDSSVETALSAASHVIHSDLQQQQNYGVGQHHVISGSVTHEVQQMQGSPHPVQQQNLLMTGLNGSQQTMHIQKSPGVPHGPQAQPVIYQTQPLQQPVPPQQLQLGHQLAAQPSLLPGSQLEYSQQHLAVTTVQSNSTANLSIGRAINQGPSPVPTPASGVQALGTSGEMPGVLGGVPISQPAPQSTSAHLPQPTGGPMMATGSLQQQQQPQIGQYLTSGVPHGLPNAQNVPTAPTSVSISSAPASSIPTSVPVASSMVTQNTALPSAAGQQQQPQMPRNGTAGVMGTSNHPTASLGQTDENRRKSDVISQFPAVSGKDLPMKPLIPESLQLAHPAVNSLFGIPIQIDGDEDRKTNIKPLWMSNLLGKIRLQSCTSYASGASVVAIDNKIEQAMDLVKSHLMYAVREEVEVLKEQIKELYERNSVLERENAVLKSLANSDQLSQLSVQPATATSNSTPPQLTGGQAPGTKILSQPAHPLEVSKPIATPPLQPNVTSA
- the LOC134062426 gene encoding TSC22 domain family protein 2-like isoform X1, whose translation is MSKMPAKKKSCFQITSVTQAQVAANSVADDTESLDDPDESRTEDVTSEIFDVSRTDFEPEVCDRSSSEETLNNVGETDAANTHAARQLPSTTGTFNSPSFRNIKPNCVTNVSHQSPLTGVSTVQNSVSTSGVVHQLAPLPCVGAGNVSGSTSQLASTSSVSASTTTTTTTTCSSRFRVIKLDHGTGEPFRRGRWTCTEFYEKDSEGSVISRNVDTIRHNSTLDPGTDRDSGLGATGGSSVAPSGLSGQGPDSSVETALSAASHVIHSDLQQQQNYGVGQHHVISGSVTHEVQQMQGSPHPVQQQNLLMTGLNGSQQTMHIQKSPGVPHGPQAQPVIYQTQPLQQPVPPQQLQLGHQLAAQPSLLPGSQLEYSQQHLAVTTVQSNSTANLSIGRAINQGPSPVPTPASGVQALGTSGEMPGVLGGVPISQPAPQSTSAHLPQPTGGPMMATGSLQQQQQPQIGQYLTSGVPHGLPNAQNVPTAPTSVSISSAPASSIPTSVPVASSMVTQNTALPSAAGQQQQPQMPRNGTAGVMGTSNHPTASLGQTDENRRKSDVISQFPAVSGKDLPMKPLIPESLQLAHPAVNSLFGIPIQIDGDEDRNPSTAFYQAFQPGGKLRNWKALSDSASGASVVAIDNKIEQAMDLVKSHLMYAVREEVEVLKEQIKELYERNSVLERENAVLKSLANSDQLSQLSVQPATATSNSTPPQLTGGQAPGTKILSQPAHPLEVSKPIATPPLQPNVTSA
- the LOC134062426 gene encoding TSC22 domain family protein 2-like isoform X3 produces the protein MSKMPAKKKSCFQITSVTQAQVAANSVADDTESLDDPDESRTEDVTSEIFDVSRTDFEPEVCDRSSSEETLNNVGETDAANTHAARQLPSTTGTFNSPSFRNIKPNCVTNVSHQSPLTGVSTVQNSVSTSGVVHQLAPLPCVGAGNVSGSTSQLASTSSVSASTTTTTTTTCSSRFRVIKLDHGTGEPFRRGRWTCTEFYEKDSEGSVISRNVDTIRHNSTLDPGTDRDSGLGATGGSSVAPSGLSGQGPDSSVETALSAASHVIHSDLQQQQNYGVGQHHVISGSVTHEVQQMQGSPHPVQQQNLLMTGLNGSQQTMHIQKSPGVPHGPQAQPVIYQTQPLQQPVPPQQLQLGHQLAAQPSLLPGSQLEYSQQHLAVTTVQSNSTANLSIGRAINQGPSPVPTPASGVQALGTSGEMPGVLGGVPISQPAPQSTSAHLPQPTGGPMMATGSLQQQQQPQIGQYLTSGVPHGLPNAQNVPTAPTSVSISSAPASSIPTSVPVASSMVTQNTALPSAAGQQQQPQMPRNGTAGVMGTSNHPTASLGQTDENRRKSDVISQFPAVSGKDLPMKPLIPESLQLAHPAVNSLFGIPIQIDGDEDSASGASVVAIDNKIEQAMDLVKSHLMYAVREEVEVLKEQIKELYERNSVLERENAVLKSLANSDQLSQLSVQPATATSNSTPPQLTGGQAPGTKILSQPAHPLEVSKPIATPPLQPNVTSA